The nucleotide window ACACGAACAATAGCACGTTAAGTGTAAACATCACGCCGCAAAATTGAAAAAGGATGTGTTCCGGAGGCAAGCCAAGGACAAGCGCTGCGCGCAAGCCGATGGCGGCTAGGAATGCCAGAAGCAGATTTGAGAAAGGTCCTGCAAGTGCGGTAAGTGCGGAGCCCTGCCACATGCTCACTCTGCGCGTAAAGTTAACCGGTTTAAATTGCACAGGCTTTGCGTAGCCAAAGAACCATCCCGTGCCACTGAGCATCAACATGGCGGGAAAAATCAAAGAGCCAAACAAATCCATGTGAGGAAGGGGCGAGAGCGTGAGACGGCCTTGGCGTTGGGGCGTATCGTCACCTAGACGCGTGGCGCTCCAGGCATGGGCAAACTCGTGTACCGAAAGCGAGAGAATCAGGGCTGGCATGCCAATGACCAGTGTTTCGAGGACCTTGGGGTTCATCCAGGCTCTCTTAGCTTAAATTGCCATCATCTGTACCTGAATTCGCGCTGGGGCCCGGAAATATTGGGATTACCAGTGAGCGACTTCAAAATCACGCAGCCAATCGCTTGGGGCTGAGCCGTTTAGCAGGGATCCTTCGCTCAGATAGGGGTACAGATCCTCAAAAGTGCTGGTTTCGTTATGGGCGGTGCGGCGGCAGATGTGCGAGGGCCTGATTCGCGCTGGATGATCCAGGCCGGCTGAAGCAACGAGATCCAAAAAGGCTTCGATGGTGTCATGATGATAACGCGCAACACGGCGTGCTTTGTCTTGGACGTTCAAGCCATAACCAAGGCTTGGATCGGTGGTGGCAACGCCCACGGGGCAGTCGTTGTTGTTGCAGCGCCGGGCCTGGATACAGCCGAGTGCGAACATCATGCTTCGAGCGCCGTTACACAAATCAGCACCGAGCGCCATGGCGCGCAAGATATGAAAACCAGTCACGACTTTACCGCTTGCAATGAGCCGGATTTTGTCACGTAGTCCGCAGCCCACCAAGGCGTTATGGACGGTTAGAAGTCCTTCGCGCAGAGGCGTGCCCACCGAGTTGGCAAACTCAAGGGGCGCTGCACCTGTACCGCCCTCTGCCCCGTCGATGACGATAAAATCAGGTAGTACCTCGGTTGCAGTCATGGCTTTGCAAATAGCTAAGAACTGCGAGCGATAGCCCATGCAGAGTTTGAAGCCAACAGGTTTGCCGCCGGATAGTTCACGAAGGTCCGCGACAAAATCCAAAAGGCCGGCCGGGGATGAAAAGGTAGAATGCGCAGGTGGTGAAATCACGTCGCGTCCCTCCGGCACGCCGCGAATCGTAGCAATCTCGTGGCTGACTTTTTTACCAGGCAGGATGCCGCCATGTGCGGGCTTTGCGCCCTGCGAGAGTTTGATCTCGATCATTTTGACGGATGGGTTTTGGCTTGTGTCTCTAAAACGCTCGGCTGAAAAACGACCCTGTTCATCACGGCAGCCGAAATAGCCCGTGCCGATTTGCCAACAAAGGTCACCGCCATCTTCCAAGTGATAGGGGCTTAGACCGCCTTCGCCAGTGTTGTGATAAAATCCACCAAGCTTAGCGCCAAGATTGAGCGCTCGAATCGCGTTGACTCCGAGGGAGCCGTAGCTCATGGCAGAGATGTT belongs to Myxococcales bacterium and includes:
- a CDS encoding site-2 protease family protein, which codes for MNPKVLETLVIGMPALILSLSVHEFAHAWSATRLGDDTPQRQGRLTLSPLPHMDLFGSLIFPAMLMLSGTGWFFGYAKPVQFKPVNFTRRVSMWQGSALTALAGPFSNLLLAFLAAIGLRAALVLGLPPEHILFQFCGVMFTLNVLLFVFNLFPLPPLDGGYLIPDRYTKLKVFLNRYSMMLFILVFFVPLGNSSVFASLTRPHVA
- a CDS encoding FMN-binding glutamate synthase family protein, which codes for MSKPFVARRLFWVLVGFLLLPLLLLATLFEGARWMLVFLLPIALVGIYDVVQKKRSLLRNYPVVGHFRYWLESFRPEIQQYFVETNWQGRPYNRELRSIVYQRAKGELQTHPFGTQRDVYWVGHEWMNHSLAPLTPLKVEPRVRIGGDECKQPYEASHLNISAMSYGSLGVNAIRALNLGAKLGGFYHNTGEGGLSPYHLEDGGDLCWQIGTGYFGCRDEQGRFSAERFRDTSQNPSVKMIEIKLSQGAKPAHGGILPGKKVSHEIATIRGVPEGRDVISPPAHSTFSSPAGLLDFVADLRELSGGKPVGFKLCMGYRSQFLAICKAMTATEVLPDFIVIDGAEGGTGAAPLEFANSVGTPLREGLLTVHNALVGCGLRDKIRLIASGKVVTGFHILRAMALGADLCNGARSMMFALGCIQARRCNNNDCPVGVATTDPSLGYGLNVQDKARRVARYHHDTIEAFLDLVASAGLDHPARIRPSHICRRTAHNETSTFEDLYPYLSEGSLLNGSAPSDWLRDFEVAHW